The nucleotide window GATTTGAATAAAGAAACCAACTACGAAACCGCGGCGAATGAATATATCGGTGAAGGTACCGGTATGGGAGGCAAGCTTGTTGTTAAAGTGACAATGGATGGCGATAAGATCGCAAATGTTGAGATTCTTGAACATTCTGAATCTGAAACCATTTCTGATCCAGCAATTGAACAGCTGCCAAAAGCCATTATGGAAGCGAATGGAACCGAAGTCGATACAATTTCAGGCGCTACCGTCACTTCTAAAGCGATTATTGAAGCGGTCAACCAAGCATTAGCCCAAGTCAAATAAAGTTCCATATTCAATATGGATATTAAAATAAAAACAGCGGTCACACGCTGTTTTTTTAACGATTGAGCCTTATAATCGCAATGCTTTTAGACTTTTAGCATTCTTTTTGGACCCGCTCAATTCAGACCGTTGAAGTCTTTCCAGTTAATTTTTATGAGCTGGTTTCAATGGAACTCATTAGGCTTTTTAAGCCTGACCTATTCCCTTCCTGATTCAAGATAATCCAGACAATCATCAACGGTATCAAACAGCCGACTGGCTGCCGCTTTGGCCGCCTCCACCCCCGAACTCATCGCAAAGCCGTTCAGTCCTTCAATCATCGGCAGATCGTTGTAATCATCGCCGATCACATAGACTTCATCGGCGTTCAGCCAGGCTGCCGCCTGTTCCACACCGGTCTGTTTTGAAACACCGCTGGCGACGATATCCAGGGTTCCGCGATTGAGGTAGCTTTCCACAATATCGCCAAATTGTTCCTGAATCTCTGCCTGAATTTGCGCCATCCGATGCCGGTCCTCGATCCAGGCCGCCATCGAAATCAGCCGGCCCGCAGCTAAGACCTCCGCCTCGCTCTGCACCGTTTTGAAAAACAACTCGCGCCGCTGCAAGGAACGCGCACTTTGATGAATATGTTCATTGATATGATAACCGCTGGCCTCACCATTGCAGAAGGTAAACGATTCAAAATCCGACTGCTTCAAATACGCGATCAACGCACATCCCCGCTCAAAGGGAATCCACTTTGCTTCAATAATGTTCTTATCCCGATCCGCAATCATCGCTCCATTGGAACAGATAAAGACATCCGGATACACTTGGTTGCGGTGGGCTTCATCATAGATTAAATTAAGGGCCCGGCCTGTCACAATGCCGAAACAATGTCCATGCTTTTGAAACTGCGCGACGCGCGCGGCTGTTGCGGGATCGACCTGCGGCGCTAACCGCAGCGTTCCATCATAATCGGATGCCAAAAACTTCATTCACTTTCCTCCCCTGTTTTCTAATTTCTGCTTCCATAAATCTTTCTTAAAAATATTTACTTCCTTTTTTGGACTTAAGCGTGTTTCTCAATCCAATCCTCAAGCAAGGCAATCATGTTCGAGGTGTTGCTGACAAGGGGTTTGCAAACAAAGGTTTCAGCTTGCTTTAACACTTCATCCAGCCGGTCAAAATCATGCAGAGCTAAAAGATGTCCCTGCTTCTCGAAGCTGGATACAATCTCCGTCTGATGATCATTGTGATGTTCATGGTACTGAGCCAGCCGCGGTGCCGCAATGATCGTCTTGCCCAGCCGCAGACCGGCCATGATTGTCCCAACTCCGCCATGGGTGATCAACAGATCGCATTGCGAAAGCAGCTGATCAAATTGTTCCATGGGAATCAAATCAAAAAGTTTCATTTTTTTTGAGGCGAAGGCTGTGCAGCCGGCCTGGACAATGACCTCATCGGTGATCGTGCCGTTTTCCAGCTGTTTTTCTATCGCTTCCAGCAAGCGCGGGAAGGCTTTATCCTGTGTACCTAACGTTACTAAAATCATCAGAAGATCCAACCTCCCATCACAGCATTCGGATACAATTCAAGCATCGATTCCCATTGAACGATAAACAGATCGGCAATTGGATAAACCAGTTTGCCGGCTTCAGTCTGGGTCGTGGAATTGGCAAAGGTTTCAATCCAGATCACTTTCTTTTTGAAGAAATGCGCGATAAAGCACATCGGAACCGCAGTGTGCGTCCCGGTTGTGATCACAACATCAGGCCGGATTTTAACAAACAGACAGAAGCTTTTGATAATATTCCACGCAAAAATGAATAGATAAGACAAAAGATGCTGCTTTGTCCCATAGGCCAGATAATGCATTTTTTTCCCATATTTCTCTTTTAAAGACGCGTTCGATTTCGTTTTTTCCGTAACCAACGAAGCGTCAAAACGTTGAAACAGCGGCTCAAGCTGCAGCAGCTCGGTTAAATGACCGCCGGTTGAAGAAATAAACATGACTCTTTTCATGGTATCACCTGCACAAATAAAATAAAGAGTGGAGTTCCACTCTTTATTTTACATTATTTTAAGCTGTTTTTCACTAATTCTGTAACTTCTTTAATATTGCCGCACTGCAATGCTTTTTCCGCCATGACTTCCATTTCCTGTTTGGATAAGGAACGGATCATCTTGCGGGTCCGCAGAATGCTGGAAGCCGACATGGAGAATTCATCCAGGCCCAAACCTAACAGTACCGGTGCTGCCAGTTCATCGCCGGCCATTTCACCGCACATGCCAACCCATTTGCCTTCCTTATGTGCTCCATCAATCGTCATCTTAACCAGACGCAGGATGGATGGATTCAGCGGCTGATACAGATAGGAAACTTTTTCCGACATTCTGTCAGCAGCCATTGAATACTGGATTAAATCGTTGGTACCAATGGAGAAGAAATCCGCTTCTTTCGCAAACTGATCTGCCAAAACGGCAGCGGCCGGAATTTCAACCATCATGCCCACTTCGATATGATCGGAAACGGCAGCGCCTTCACTGATCAGCTTCGCCTTTTCTTCTTCAAACAGCGCTTTGGCCTGACGGAATTCATCCAGCGTGGCGATCATCGGGAACATGATGCACAGCTTGCCGTAAACGGAAGCCCGGATCAATGCGCGCAGCTGTGTTCTGAAGATATCCGTTCTGTCCAGACACAGACGAATTGCACGATATCCCAAGAACGGATTCATTTCTTCCGGGAATGTGAAGTACGGCAGTTTCTTATCGCCGCCGATATCCAAGGTCCGGACAACGACTTTCTTGCCGCCCATGCCTTCCAGGACTGTTTTATAGGCCTCAAACTGTTCGTCTTCACTTGGGAAGTCCAGTTCGCTGTCCATATATAAGAACTCCGTACGGTACAGACCTACGCCTTCACCGCCATTGTTCAGAACACCTTCAACATCCTTCGGCGTACCGATATTGCCCGCCAATTCAACTTCATGACCATCGGTGGTCACGCTCTTTGCATCTTTCAGGACCTTCAGCGCTTCTTTTTCTGCTTTAAATGCTTCAGCTTTCGCTTCATATTCCTTTACCTGCTCCGGCGTTGGATTCAGGATAACCTGACCCTCAACGGCATCCAGAATCAAGAGATCGCCCTGATCAGCCTGTTCCATGATGCCGGCACAGCCGACCACCGCAGGGATTTCTAAGCTTCTCGCCATAATCGCGGAATGGGATGTCCGTCCGCCTGTCGCTGTGGCAAAGCCCAGCGTATACTGTTTGTTCAGCTGCGCTGTATCTGATGGTGTTAAATCTTCCGCAACAATGACAACTTCCTCATTAATGGCTGTCAGATCTGGAATAACAGCACCGACGATGTTGCATTTCAGACGGAAAGTAACATCTTTGACATCAGCAGCTCTTTCTTTAAAATAATCATTGTCCATCGACTCAAACATGGAAATCATCATGTTGGCAACTGTTTCTGTTGCAAACTCCGCGTTGCAGCTTTCATTCTTGATCATTTCTTCGATCTGTCCGGACAGTTCCGGATCGTTCGCCATCATCAGATGAGCGTCGAAAATCGCCAGCTCTTCCTCTGAAAGTTTGCCTTCCGCTTTCGCTTTTACCGCTTCAATATCCGCCTGTGTCTTAACCAGTGCTGCCTGGAACTTGGCTACTTCTGCCGCACTGTCACATTCTTTCTTTTCGATATTCAAGACCGGCTGTTGGAGCTTGTACACTTTTGCGATAGCGATTCCTGACGATGCTGCGATACCTTTTAACATACTACTTCCTCCTAATTTGATATCTCTTGCGACAAATCCAGCACATCCTGAACGGTACTCAGTTTCAGCATGGCTTCATCCTCAAAGGTCAGGTTCATTTTTTCCTCGAAATTTAAGAGAATTTCCACCAGATCCACGGAATCAATGCCCAGCTCTCTGAGGTTCGTCCGGGGTGTAATTTCGACTTCG belongs to Holdemania massiliensis and includes:
- a CDS encoding HAD-IIB family hydrolase; amino-acid sequence: MKFLASDYDGTLRLAPQVDPATAARVAQFQKHGHCFGIVTGRALNLIYDEAHRNQVYPDVFICSNGAMIADRDKNIIEAKWIPFERGCALIAYLKQSDFESFTFCNGEASGYHINEHIHQSARSLQRRELFFKTVQSEAEVLAAGRLISMAAWIEDRHRMAQIQAEIQEQFGDIVESYLNRGTLDIVASGVSKQTGVEQAAAWLNADEVYVIGDDYNDLPMIEGLNGFAMSSGVEAAKAAASRLFDTVDDCLDYLESGRE
- the pssE gene encoding PssE/Cps14G family polysaccharide biosynthesis glycosyltransferase; the encoded protein is MILVTLGTQDKAFPRLLEAIEKQLENGTITDEVIVQAGCTAFASKKMKLFDLIPMEQFDQLLSQCDLLITHGGVGTIMAGLRLGKTIIAAPRLAQYHEHHNDHQTEIVSSFEKQGHLLALHDFDRLDEVLKQAETFVCKPLVSNTSNMIALLEDWIEKHA
- the pssD gene encoding PssD/Cps14F family polysaccharide biosynthesis glycosyltransferase, with product MKRVMFISSTGGHLTELLQLEPLFQRFDASLVTEKTKSNASLKEKYGKKMHYLAYGTKQHLLSYLFIFAWNIIKSFCLFVKIRPDVVITTGTHTAVPMCFIAHFFKKKVIWIETFANSTTQTEAGKLVYPIADLFIVQWESMLELYPNAVMGGWIF
- the ptsP gene encoding phosphoenolpyruvate--protein phosphotransferase is translated as MLKGIAASSGIAIAKVYKLQQPVLNIEKKECDSAAEVAKFQAALVKTQADIEAVKAKAEGKLSEEELAIFDAHLMMANDPELSGQIEEMIKNESCNAEFATETVANMMISMFESMDNDYFKERAADVKDVTFRLKCNIVGAVIPDLTAINEEVVIVAEDLTPSDTAQLNKQYTLGFATATGGRTSHSAIMARSLEIPAVVGCAGIMEQADQGDLLILDAVEGQVILNPTPEQVKEYEAKAEAFKAEKEALKVLKDAKSVTTDGHEVELAGNIGTPKDVEGVLNNGGEGVGLYRTEFLYMDSELDFPSEDEQFEAYKTVLEGMGGKKVVVRTLDIGGDKKLPYFTFPEEMNPFLGYRAIRLCLDRTDIFRTQLRALIRASVYGKLCIMFPMIATLDEFRQAKALFEEEKAKLISEGAAVSDHIEVGMMVEIPAAAVLADQFAKEADFFSIGTNDLIQYSMAADRMSEKVSYLYQPLNPSILRLVKMTIDGAHKEGKWVGMCGEMAGDELAAPVLLGLGLDEFSMSASSILRTRKMIRSLSKQEMEVMAEKALQCGNIKEVTELVKNSLK
- a CDS encoding phosphopantetheine-binding protein, with amino-acid sequence METFELLRSLLAEKVKDEVEITPRTNLRELGIDSVDLVEILLNFEEKMNLTFEDEAMLKLSTVQDVLDLSQEISN